The following coding sequences lie in one uncultured Flavobacterium sp. genomic window:
- a CDS encoding retropepsin-like aspartic protease produces MENLHEVLKKEKYKKIKFKVTKTQHLLVKAKINGISGNFILDTGASNTCIGFESIERFEVSAKKSETKASGAGGTGMKTQISAHNNLQLGSWKNPDFGIVIFDLSHVNEALESFKAKPVHGIIGADVLLEGKAIIDYFNHYVYLK; encoded by the coding sequence ATGGAAAATCTTCACGAAGTTCTCAAAAAAGAGAAATACAAAAAAATAAAATTCAAAGTTACGAAGACGCAGCATCTTTTAGTAAAAGCAAAAATCAATGGTATTTCGGGAAATTTTATTTTAGATACAGGCGCTTCAAACACCTGCATTGGTTTTGAAAGTATCGAACGTTTTGAAGTATCTGCGAAAAAATCAGAAACAAAAGCCTCCGGAGCTGGAGGAACGGGTATGAAAACACAAATTTCAGCACATAATAACCTACAACTCGGAAGCTGGAAAAATCCAGACTTTGGCATCGTAATCTTTGATCTCTCGCATGTAAATGAGGCTTTAGAATCTTTTAAGGCAAAACCTGTTCATGGTATCATTGGCGCTGATGTTTTACTTGAAGGTAAAGCGATTATAGATTATTTTAATCATTATGTGTATTTGAAATAA
- a CDS encoding CHAT domain-containing protein, which translates to MNLYRLYGLIFLFFSLNLSAQNQEDKIYNAVDIFVANPSAKAIQNLTNTEAAFWRNPKPKTKDELLSIVVLNCNKAYYENQFGQTQNAISSYEKAWQIYQKHNLSDYDIIEFCLKPLGNLYTVLGDYDSAENTIKQYFFIVNTAKNYPDAQKQKFAAILNLSNVYQSSGKISLAIELLESTLKTEKLSNSQKGILLNNLGNSYILSSVGNLMRPEIYDKAENAFKSVENYLKNEKNQSETLSNSYRNLATLNRQRHQFEVAYSYLEKAKKLFFVTQNQQPRKIAKLYYEKALLLFEEGKFDDSAKQIQAIFKILIPNYLSKNSLPDQNQLYTETVLIDVLDLQAEILSKQNQPKKALEAFRLSFHIEDLLMNGLIYENSKIITEIRARNRTEKCLLIYDRLYQKENKIQYLEEAFQLSEKTKSGILKSYRSNIKNASAEEKQLLQELQNLNNNILKEQQKGDLANISIINSTIKKQNELMLSLKKIQSENPDYISENCDLKTLFSKLEKDKSILVYYFMGNENLFYFTLQNKKINLRHIYTTHRAMLEIIKFIDYFNSAGAITNDIFGYNYYGKKVYDLLQLPQNTIYKNLIIVPDGILNFLPFEALITQESNTTNFAKMHYLLNDFKIAYNTSANIYLNSKPVAKSEKTVLGVFPVFEKTAYELSYSKKELESIRSNFKGKYLENSNASFSNFKNNAPNYSILHLSTHASSGDIETPASIKFYDQEILYSELYNLHINPDLVVLSACETGIGKLYRAEGAMSIARGFQFAGAQNLLFSLWKVNDFTTSVFMSDFYKNIKNDVSYFEANSNAKLEYLSDKSIPNAKKSPYYWSSFVYYGSISAEEKSKNYIYYVISFLVVIGLFLVFNHYQKWKIFTKFSKKRNTKK; encoded by the coding sequence ATGAACTTATATCGCTTATATGGTTTAATTTTTCTTTTTTTTAGTCTGAATCTCTCAGCACAGAATCAGGAAGATAAAATATATAATGCAGTTGATATTTTTGTTGCGAATCCTTCGGCGAAAGCCATACAAAATCTTACGAATACTGAAGCTGCTTTTTGGAGAAATCCAAAACCAAAAACTAAAGATGAACTTCTGTCCATCGTAGTTTTAAACTGCAATAAAGCATATTATGAAAATCAGTTTGGGCAGACTCAAAATGCGATTTCGAGTTATGAAAAAGCTTGGCAAATTTATCAAAAACATAACCTAAGCGATTACGATATTATTGAATTCTGTTTAAAACCTTTAGGCAATTTATATACGGTTTTGGGCGATTATGACAGCGCAGAAAACACTATAAAACAATACTTTTTCATTGTAAATACTGCCAAAAATTATCCTGACGCGCAAAAGCAAAAGTTTGCTGCAATTTTGAATTTATCGAATGTTTATCAGAGTTCCGGTAAAATTTCTTTGGCAATTGAATTATTAGAAAGTACTTTAAAAACAGAGAAATTATCAAATTCACAAAAAGGTATTTTATTGAATAATTTGGGTAATAGTTATATCTTAAGTTCAGTTGGAAATTTGATGCGCCCAGAAATTTATGACAAGGCTGAAAACGCTTTTAAATCAGTCGAAAATTATCTTAAAAACGAGAAAAATCAATCGGAAACTTTGTCTAATTCTTATAGAAATTTGGCCACTCTCAATCGTCAAAGACATCAGTTTGAAGTTGCCTATTCTTATTTAGAAAAAGCAAAAAAACTCTTTTTTGTAACCCAAAATCAGCAACCTAGAAAAATAGCAAAACTATATTATGAAAAAGCTTTATTGCTTTTTGAGGAAGGGAAATTTGATGATAGTGCAAAACAGATTCAAGCGATTTTTAAAATTCTGATTCCAAATTATTTGTCAAAAAATAGTCTTCCAGATCAAAATCAATTGTATACGGAAACGGTTTTAATTGATGTTCTGGATTTACAAGCAGAAATCTTATCTAAACAAAATCAACCTAAAAAAGCGCTTGAAGCTTTTAGGCTTTCTTTTCATATTGAGGATTTATTGATGAACGGATTGATTTACGAAAATTCCAAAATAATTACCGAGATTCGAGCTCGCAATCGTACCGAAAAATGTCTCTTGATTTATGATCGGTTGTATCAGAAAGAAAATAAAATTCAATATTTAGAAGAAGCCTTTCAATTATCTGAAAAAACCAAATCCGGGATTTTAAAAAGTTATCGTTCGAATATTAAAAACGCTTCCGCAGAAGAAAAACAACTCTTACAGGAACTTCAAAATTTAAATAATAATATTTTAAAAGAACAGCAAAAAGGAGATTTGGCTAATATTTCTATTATTAATTCGACAATAAAAAAACAAAACGAATTAATGCTTTCATTAAAAAAAATACAATCTGAAAATCCGGATTATATTTCCGAAAATTGTGATTTAAAAACTTTGTTTTCAAAATTAGAGAAAGACAAATCTATTTTGGTTTATTATTTTATGGGAAATGAAAACTTGTTTTATTTTACTTTGCAAAACAAGAAGATCAATCTTAGACATATTTATACCACACATAGAGCTATGCTCGAAATTATAAAGTTTATTGATTATTTCAACTCAGCCGGAGCCATCACAAATGATATTTTCGGATATAATTATTATGGTAAAAAAGTTTATGATTTATTACAATTACCTCAAAACACAATCTATAAAAACCTCATCATTGTTCCCGATGGTATTTTGAATTTCCTCCCTTTTGAAGCTTTAATTACGCAAGAATCAAATACAACGAATTTTGCCAAAATGCATTATTTATTGAATGATTTCAAGATTGCTTATAATACTTCTGCAAATATTTATCTGAATTCGAAACCAGTCGCAAAATCAGAGAAAACGGTTTTGGGAGTTTTTCCAGTTTTCGAAAAAACAGCTTATGAATTGAGTTATTCAAAGAAAGAATTAGAATCGATTCGAAGTAATTTTAAAGGAAAATATTTAGAAAACTCGAATGCAAGTTTTTCTAATTTCAAAAATAATGCTCCAAATTATTCTATTTTACATTTGAGTACACACGCGTCATCAGGTGATATTGAAACTCCGGCAAGTATTAAATTTTACGATCAGGAAATATTATATTCTGAATTGTATAATCTGCATATAAATCCTGATTTAGTAGTTCTGAGTGCCTGCGAAACTGGAATTGGAAAATTATATAGAGCTGAAGGCGCAATGAGTATCGCAAGAGGTTTTCAGTTTGCGGGTGCGCAGAATTTGTTGTTTTCGTTATGGAAAGTAAACGATTTTACAACTTCGGTTTTTATGTCTGATTTTTATAAAAACATTAAAAACGATGTTTCTTATTTTGAAGCAAATTCAAATGCCAAATTGGAATATTTAAGCGATAAATCAATTCCGAATGCAAAAAAATCCCCTTATTACTGGAGTTCATTTGTGTATTACGGTTCGATTTCGGCAGAAGAAAAATCTAAAAATTATATCTATTATGTGATTAGCTTTTTGGTTGTAATTGGTTTATTTTTGGTTTTCAATCATTATCAAAAATGGAAAATCTTCACGAAGTTCTCAAAAAAGAGAAATACAAAAAAATAA